In Osmerus eperlanus chromosome 4, fOsmEpe2.1, whole genome shotgun sequence, the sequence GTGACGGCCATGCACAAGGTCTTTGACTGGGCTGGAACAAGCAGGCGCGGGTAAGGATTCCTCTTCTTTACTCAGCACTGCCCTTTGTCGCAGGGTTCATCGGTGAAGGTTTAAGACACAGATGGTTAATCTTAGATGTTGGTGTCATCTGGGGCTACTTGGTAAGATACAGgtgaataaaaaatgttttaaagtaGATCATTGGTATGACTCCCATCTCTCAACGGGATAACATGTGCCTCATTATTAGACTTTGTTCTTTAATGTCTCGTAGTAACTGCTGTGACGTTTACAACAAataactctttctctccttcgtcCTCTTTATCATCGTTAGCGTCCTGCTGTTCGTAGATGAAGCCGATGCATTCCTGCGTAAACGATCCACTGTGAGTTCAACGACAGTTGGCAGTTTGTGTTTACAGCTAACAGTTAGCTAATTTGCTCATACATTATTTATTTGCTGTTTTATATTTCTGCTGCTTTAGGCTCAGCCTCCGTTGCTATCTACATCATTATAattgtttttgggggggggcttCCAGGAGAAAATCAGCGAGGACCTCAGAGCCACCTTGAACGCATTCCTTTACCGCACTGGAGAACAGAGTAACAAGTTAGTAACAGCCCTCGTCTCTGTATTATTCAATATGCGCCGTCAAGCGTGAAAAGCTTTGACTGAGAAGGTCATTGACTTCCTTTTAAATAATCCTATTTTACCTCTCCAGGTTTATGCTGGTGTTGGCGAGTAACCAGCCGGAGCAGTTTGACTGGGCAATAAACGACCGTATTGATGAGATTGTAAACTTCGCCCTCCCtggactggaggagagggagagactggtccGTCTGTACTTTGACAGATTTGTACTGGGGCCAGCCACTGTAGGCAGACAGTGAGTATACTCCTGTGTTCTGAGGTCTGGAGTTCCTCTTTGAGATTCCCTCTTTTCACGTGATTGTTAGGAGCCAAAATCTGAATTCCACAGAGGCTACTTTGATAATACAAGCCCCATTAATGTGACTTGTTCAAAGTTGTGATTTGAAAGTCAAGAAATATCCCCGTTATACAGGTGTTAAGCGAGACTTGTCAACAGTGGGTTGCAGTAAACAAACAGGGTGTGGATTGTCTTTGAACGCCAGTCTGATGCAGAGCTTGCCGTGTTTGATCTGCTCTACAGGAGGTTGAAGTTGGCCCAGTTTGATTACGGACAGAAGTGTTCTGACATTGCGTCGCGTGCCGTGGGCATGTCTGGACGTGAGATTTCCAAGCTGGGCGTGGCCTGGCAGGTGAGCGCACAAGACCTATGACTTTTTCTTACCTTTGACCCTTAATAAAACACGTTCTGAAAGAAAATCTGTGTatataaaaaaatctaaataccACAAGGTaacttctcttccccctcttctccgTAAGGCTGCTGCATACTCTTCAGAAGACGGTGTCTTGACCGAAGCCATGATCGATTCTAGAGTCGAAGATGCCATCAAGCAACACGCCCAGAAAATGGACTGGCTGCATATGGAAGGCGGTGGCGAAAGTAGCAAAACCGGCATTGTGATCCCCAAGGGAGAGGGCGCCATTGGCTTCACGGCTGTTCAGGAAGCCGCTCCGCTGGCCCAAGCTGCCGTCCCATTGGCCCAGGCTTCAGCCCCGCTCATCCAGGAAGTGCTCCCAGTAGTGGAGGCGATGATCTCCAGCGCCCAGGCAGCAGCGGCAGCTGAGCCGGCACAGGAGGTCCAGGCAGCAGCCATCATTGAAGAGGCAGCCGCCCTGGTTAGAGAagctgctgctcctgctgtgGCCGAGGCCGCGGCACAGGCTGAGGTGGTCGAGACCGTCGTGGAGACGGCGTCTGCCGCCCCGTTGGTCCAGGAGTTGGAGGCCGTAAAGGTAGTGCCAGAGGAGCCTGCGGCTGAATCTGCTGTCCAGGAGGCCGTGGTGCCTGAAGTGAagctggtggaggtggatgtgacggccgaggtcagggaggctGAAACACTGGTAGATGCGGCCCCCATCATCAAAGATGAGACAACTGTCACTCCAGCTGCCCAGGAGATGGAGGCCACAGCAGTAACCAAGGAGGCTGATGCCGTTGTCGCTGAGGCAGAGGCCacagctcctgctgctgctcaggAGGTTGCCACAGAGTCGGAAACCACCGTCACCGAAGCAACCGAGGTTGCCAAGGAGGCTGAGGTCATAATTGCCGATGTTGCTAAGGAAGCTGAAGCTGTGACAGCAGAAGTTACAAAAGAGGCTGAGCCAATAGTAGCTGAGGTTGCAAAGGAGGCTGAGCCAATAGTAGCTGACGTTGCAAAGGAGTCTGAGACAGTAGCAGCTGAGGTTGTAAAAGAGGCTGAGCCAATAGCAGCTGAGGTTGTAAAAGAGGCTGAGCCAATAGCAACTGAGGTTGTAAAAGAGGCTGAGCCAATAGTAGCTGAGGTTGTAAAAGACGCTGAGCCAATAGTAGCTGAGGCCGCAAAGGAGGCTGAGCCAATAGCATCTGAGGTTGCAAAGGAGGCTGAGCCAATAGCAGCTGAGGTTGTAAAGGAGGCTGAGCCAATAGCAACTGAGGTTGTAAAAGAGGCTGAGCCAATAGTAGCTGAGGTTGCAAAGGAGGCTGAGCCAATAGCAGCTGGGGTTGTAAAGGAGGCTGAGCCAATAGCAGCTGAGGTTGCAAAGGAGGCTGAGCCAATAGTAGCTGAGGTTGTAAAAGAGGCTGAGCCAATAGCAACTGAGGTTGCAAAGGAGGCTGAGCCAATAGCAGCTGAGGCAGCAAAGGAGGCTGAGCCAATAGTGGCTGAGGTTGTAAAAGAGGCTGAGCCAACAGCAGCTGAGGTTGTAAAAGAGGCTGAGCCAATAGCAGCTGAGGTTGTAAAGGAGGCTGAGCCAATAGTAGCTGAGGTTGTAAAAGAGGCTGAGCCAATAGCAACTGAGGTTGCAAAGGAGGCTGAGCCAATAGCAGCTGAGGTTGCAAAGGAGGCTGAGCCAATAGTAGCTGAGGTTGTAAAAGAGGCTGAGCCAATAGCAACTGAGGTTGCAAAGGAGGCTGAACCAATAGCAGCTGAGGTTGCAAAGGAGGCTGAGCCAATAACAGCTGAGGTTGCTAAAGAGTCAGAAGCCCCCGTAACCCCGGAGACTGAGGCCACAGCAGCCCCCGTAACCCCGGAGACAGAGGCCGCAGCAGCCCCCGTAACCTCGGAGACAGAGGCCGCAGCAGCCCCCGTAACCCCGGAGACAGAGGCCACAGCAGCCCCCGTAACCCCGGAGACAGAGGCCGCTGCTTCTAAGGTTGACACACTGTCCTTGGCAACGACAGTTTCAGAAtcatctgattctgattctgattctgaaactgTCGTTGCCAAGGACTCTGAGGCTACTGAAACTACAGCCACCAAGGACTCTGTTGCCACAGCAACTCCTGCCTCTCAGGAGGCAGACAGCAGCAACGCTGACAAATCTGCTGCTAAAGATGAGGGTGGGGATGACCCAGACAAACCAAAAGATCCCCCGAAGAAATGGTTTAAATAGTGAAACCGATGAAGCTATGGGTcagggagaaagaaaatgaattaaGAATCAAGAAGATGTACTGTTTTGATGGATTGTCTGTCATTGTGATTAAAGGGCTTTTGATGTTGGTATCAGCTTGTGCCTTATTGCACTTTTCAGACCTTGTATTGAAGTTgggcaaaaaaatatatgctaaTGGATTTGGAGGCGtcaaggaaaagaggagagattgACCTTCAGGGCTGCTCAAGTGCATATAGCTCTCTCATGTCAAACGATTGTGGCTATCTTTACATACCAACATATAATTTGACCCATTATATTACATGGTTTGCCTCTAAAATGGACAATTTCCCTGCCAGTTAAAGATGAATACCATACCATGAGTCCTGTTCTGAGATAACCCCCTCACAATGTCTAACAAGCACTGCATTTCTACAGAGAGCCTACACACACTGATGTTGAGGGAATGACACATTCAAACGTTAGGGGTCACTGTTGTGCTTCAATGGCACTTTTAATAAAACAGACATTTCATCCTCACAACAGCAATGTCTggacacagagggggaggggggaccgaGCGAGGGTTCCCTCTACTGATAGGCTGGTTGCTTCTGATAAGGATGAGGGAATTGGATCTAGCAAATCGGGAAGTGCTATTGGACATGATATTGGGAAGACGAGGGAAGCACTGAATGGTCTCTGTCTTATCTTGGCTGGCATCAATTTCTCCTCTCATTTCTCATAAAACTATATTATAACACAGCACAGAGAACCCAGACCACAAGCATaggctcccctccccctcatatATATACAAGtaaaattaatacattcatttaaTTCACTAAGTAACAAAGCTAGTTAATCTGTGTTTTTTTGTCGCAGAAATCACACGGTTCATTTCCAGTCATCTGCCTTATCTTAACGTTCTGTTTTTCTCCATACAGTCCAGCAGGTTTACTCTTGACACacaatccctcccccccccttcctcacacCCTTTTAAATCCCACACCCATATATTTATAACTATTTACAGAAGCAGCAACCTATTCATCCAATCACAAAAAGCCCCCTTTCTAACAAGTCAAATACACTCCAACCCAAACATAAAAAAAGATATAATCATGGCACCCGATTCTCTCCACCCATTTCATACACTGTTACCCTGTTCTAAAAGAGCATGCCAAGTTTCAACAATGAACACATAAAATTTCTATACAGAAAACACccttaaaaactttttttcccctccgtCAATAGTGGACATACGACAATATTTCAGTGGCAACTATCATGTTCTTCTTTCTCTGCTTGAGTTGTGGGTTGGTTGTTTTCTGACTTTCGTCAGTCAGGTCGTCGTAAGAAAGTTCCAtcttggggtgggggtggtggagggggtgtgttaTGAACAGTGACAGGGCAGTTTTCAAGGGTCTCTGAGGCAGCAGTTGGCCATGGGGCAGTTTGGGGtaaggagtgggggaggaggaggtggttggGGGTCTTGTTTAAAAGTCAGAGGTGGCGGGGGCTGGGGTGGCCGTTGTGGTAGAGCTTCTGCTTGATGTGGACCATGTTACCGCTGGAGTCTTCCAACTGTCTGAGCTGGGCACGGCGACGAAGGTCTCGAAGGTTGCAGAACTGGGGCAGCCACGACCAGGAAGGGGTGtctgggagagtggagagaggagggagagtaaagagaggggggagagtagaCGGGGGAGAGtagacagagaagggggagacagaggggagagtgggggggggggacatatgAGATCAGTGAGGCAAAGTTATCAAAACATAAACAATATTTATTGCCTGAATCTCTATCGACTAGTTATAAATTAGATGACAGTAGAAAAAAACACAATGCTGTATTTACAACTATTATGCCTAATACATACATTTTGGGTGTGTAATACAGAGTTTTGTAAtttaatatgttttttttctgtatcACAAAATTCCTGCCAAATCTGTGAAGTGAGAAAAGTGAGTAAAACACGTCAGTAAATGGAGAGTGGAAGCTTCTGGGTAGGGGCATTACGCTATTGGATGAGCTGAGAATCAATCTATTAGAGTGCATTCAATGCCCAAGTAAACTTCAGACCCATACTACTCTGTAATAAATGTCCTTTGTTGATGCTCTTATCTTTGTATTGATCATGTTTCTTGTACACTATACGGTAATTTACCTGTGCATGCAGTCGTTATGTAGATCAGGTTTTTAATTAAAATAGGCTCATCTCAATTGGACTAACCTGGTGAAATAAAGGTTGGatctatataaaatatataatcataaacatataataataataataataaaaccatATGCATGTGTGACACAGTGAATAACACAGTGAACAACCTTTATCATTCCAACCACTCAGGCCATACCAGCCTGTGTAGTGCTTCTTCCAAACTGTAACGTGCGacgcagtgtgtgtttgaatagaAGTGCAGGGATTTGTCTGTGTCAGACTGGAACGTAGCTGGCAAAGCAAGGCCCACTGAGACAGCAAGGGAAGGAGGGCGGGTCCCAGACTGCGAACCCACTAGCAAATGGCCCTGCTAGAcgttggagggggagggaggactgggggaagaGGCAggtggcggggagggggggagggagggggagggaggggggaattaTTTATAGCTGTGAATGGGTATGCAATCCACAAGGACTGTTCTGAAGGGTATccaaaggaaaagagaaaacgAGACAAGTTCCTCTTCTCATTTGAATAAAAGGATGGAAAGATGGAGATGGAGTCAGGAGAAAAATTAAAATGGTAATGTAATGCGGAAAGTGGGGAGAGGGCATAAATGTAAAGGTCTTTTGTGGAGGCAGGAAGGGAGAAATGGTTATGCCAAGTCATCATTTTACCCCTTTTTTGTTATCTctttgtttttctattttgttATACTAAATGTATTTCCAAAAGAAGACATGGGTGCCAGAGGACAAATGCATCAGATATTCATGGcaatatacaaataaaaaaacgaCCACATCTTCACCACTGAGAGGCTGTGTAAAGAAAATAGATTGGGGAGTAGATTCAATAACTGAATGGAGGGGAAGAGGCTGGGGCTATAGATGGaattacaaaaagaaaaaaagaatcaaTGTGCACCTCAatgatgtgtgtatatgtgtgtgtgtgtatatgtgtgtatttaagCGAACATGTTTCTCCCCTCGCCCGCCATTCCAGCTGCTCCCTCTCATTCTATTTATagctcagaggagagagaacgtgtgtgtgtgtgtgtgtgtgtgtgagagagagagagagagagagagagagagagagagagagagagagagagagagagagcgtaggtgggggtggggatgtgACAGTATCtccaacaccacccccacccacgtCTCGCTCCGTCAGCCTCACCTTCACTCCCCATCTCAGGCAGGCTAAACGACTCTGACCCACCATCAACGTCACAGCCAAACACACCATCAGAGGGGCATTCCCTGCATTCTCTAGGATTCCAGTGCTTAGAAACAGCTATAACCATCACTCAACTGCTAGAGGTAATGCATATGGATGTAGGCTTTCAACCGGTAATTTTGGTGGTACGTACGTGTGGTACGTAATGTGCTGACGCCTCACCAGAGATGGTGTATTGACTCACTGCTGCACTGCTATACTGTATATTTGCGTCTACATACTGCCAATACAAGGGCTGACATCAGAGATTTTTTTGTGTGGTTGAAATTTAAGCTCCATGCTCTCTATTCAATGCCGACTTAGAAGCAAGATAAATGGAACACATCTTTTTCACTGTAAAGTAAAAGGAGCTCTCCAAATCAACCCACCCCAGCATTGTGGTGATTTTAATGGAAGTAATTGGTTATTAATATAACTTGACACCTACTAGAGAGATGCACTTAGCTGTGGGGAACATTTTAAGGAGCTCCTCTGGGTTGCCAGAACATATAGGTCATAGACTCTATATGACATAGAGCCTACGTTAGCACCGACAACTAAAGGTACTATACGGAACCCTTGTCAGGCCTGAAAGATCTGGAACTCTTCACAATTCAGGAATTCGTCTAGTGTTCTAAATTCTAAAATGGTTTAAGAAAcagcagcttttttttttgggaGTGTGTTAATAGCTCCAGGCAAAATCCAAATGTATAGGTCTTATTTTAGACAGGTACACAAGAGAAAACTGATGTTTATGGAATATTCAAACACATACATAAGGGTAAAATACTGGAGAAGATGAATAGGATGATTCTCAGTGGCACGATCATGGTCATCGATGCGTATCTTTCCAATGTACAGAAACATATAGCTGTCCTGGCGAATGTTTTACAGAAACCATTTCTGAGTTTCTTAATATTCTATATTTCGCCTACGTGGTTGCACAGTTATCGATGTGTCCTGCACTATGTCTCTCACTGGTTCAGTAATTCCAATCTGAAACCTTAGCACAACTGCCAAGTATACTACACAATACAGCGGGCATCCTCTGCATTGAAACATTTCTCTTTGTAATATAAACAGGAGCCCAACCGCTTTATCAATACAACATTTTCTTTGGCGTGggtggcagggggagggggggggggtggtgggcgtGGCGGTTTCTTTCAATTTTCTTACACCTTTCCATAAATGTGACTTGGTAGTGGACTTATCACTGCACTGTACCACACATAGTACAGCCATTTTGCTGTTTATCGAACCAGAGCACCACCATGCTAGTGAGCTGGTTGACTCACCATAGTAACGGCTGGCCCTCCAGGCCCTGACGGCACAGTGCAGCACCCCGTCCAGCCACAGCAGGAGCCAGCTGATGCAGAACCccagcagcaggcccagcatcaAGTCCATCTCCTGCTTGGTCACGCTGTCACTGACGAAGTAGTTCTCTGACGAGTCCACCAGAGAGTGGTCGCCATCGTATGGGATCACGTAGTGGACGTGGTGCCTGtggaaagatggaggggagtcaggtggctgagcggtgagggagtcgggctagtaatcagaaggttgccagttcgattcccggctgtgcaaaatgacgttgtgtccttgggc encodes:
- the LOC134019304 gene encoding ATPase family AAA domain-containing protein 3-like isoform X38, with translation MSWLFGWRKGSGTPPADDQTASTPAEGGSGGSGGDKPKDKWSNFDPTGLERAAKAARELDKSRHAKEALDLARMQEQSVQLEHQSKVKEYEAALEQLKGEQIRLQGEERRKTLNEETKQNQARAQYQDKLARQRYDDQLRQQQILNEENLRKQEESVMKQEAMRKATIEHEMDLRHKNELLRVEAEAKARAKVERENADLIREQIRLKAAEHRQTVLESIKTAGAVFGEGFMAFVSDWDKLTATVAGFTLLAVGVYSARNATGVAGRYIEARLGKPSLVRETSRITVGEAIKHPIKTTKRLRSRPQDALEGVVLSPSLEERVRDIAIATRNTRQNKGLYRNILMYGPPGTGKTLFAKKLALHSGMDYAIMTGGDVAPMGRDGVTAMHKVFDWAGTSRRGVLLFVDEADAFLRKRSTEKISEDLRATLNAFLYRTGEQSNKFMLVLASNQPEQFDWAINDRIDEIVNFALPGLEERERLVRLYFDRFVLGPATVGRQRLKLAQFDYGQKCSDIASRAVGMSGREISKLGVAWQAAAYSSEDGVLTEAMIDSRVEDAIKQHAQKMDWLHMEGGGESSKTGIVIPKGEGAIGFTAVQEAAPLAQAAVPLAQASAPLIQEVLPVVEAMISSAQAAAAAEPAQEVQAAAIIEEAAALVREAAAPAVAEAAAQAEVVETVVETASAAPLVQELEAVKVVPEEPAAESAVQEAVVPEVKLVEVDVTAEVREAETLVDAAPIIKDETTVTPAAQEMEATAVTKEADAVVAEAEATAPAAAQEVATESETTVTEATEVAKEAEVIIADVAKEAEAVTAEVTKEAEPIVAEVAKEAEPIVADVAKEAEPIAAEVVKEAEPIVAEVAKEAEPIAAGVVKEAEPIAAEVAKEAEPIVAEVVKEAEPIATEVAKEAEPIAAEAAKEAEPIVAEVVKEAEPTAAEVVKEAEPIAAEVVKEAEPIVAEVVKEAEPIATEVAKEAEPIAAEVAKEAEPIVAEVVKEAEPIATEVAKEAEPIAAEVAKEAEPITAEVAKESEAPVTPETEATAAPVTPETEAAAAPVTSETEAAAAPVTPETEATAAPVTPETEAAASKVDTLSVVAKDSEATETTATKDSVATATPASQEADSSNADKSAAKDEGGDDPDKPKDPPKKWFK
- the LOC134019304 gene encoding ATPase family AAA domain-containing protein 3-like isoform X42, whose product is MSWLFGWRKGSGTPPADDQTASTPAEGGSGGSGGDKPKDKWSNFDPTGLERAAKAARELDKSRHAKEALDLARMQEQSVQLEHQSKVKEYEAALEQLKGEQIRLQGEERRKTLNEETKQNQARAQYQDKLARQRYDDQLRQQQILNEENLRKQEESVMKQEAMRKATIEHEMDLRHKNELLRVEAEAKARAKVERENADLIREQIRLKAAEHRQTVLESIKTAGAVFGEGFMAFVSDWDKLTATVAGFTLLAVGVYSARNATGVAGRYIEARLGKPSLVRETSRITVGEAIKHPIKTTKRLRSRPQDALEGVVLSPSLEERVRDIAIATRNTRQNKGLYRNILMYGPPGTGKTLFAKKLALHSGMDYAIMTGGDVAPMGRDGVTAMHKVFDWAGTSRRGVLLFVDEADAFLRKRSTEKISEDLRATLNAFLYRTGEQSNKFMLVLASNQPEQFDWAINDRIDEIVNFALPGLEERERLVRLYFDRFVLGPATVGRQRLKLAQFDYGQKCSDIASRAVGMSGREISKLGVAWQAAAYSSEDGVLTEAMIDSRVEDAIKQHAQKMDWLHMEGGGESSKTGIVIPKGEGAIGFTAVQEAAPLAQAAVPLAQASAPLIQEVLPVVEAMISSAQAAAAAEPAQEVQAAAIIEEAAALVREAAAPAVAEAAAQAEVVETVVETASAAPLVQELEAVKVVPEEPAAESAVQEAVVPEVKLVEVDVTAEVREAETLVDAAPIIKDETTVTPAAQEMEATAVTKEADAVVAEAEATAPAAAQEVATESETTVTEATEVAKEAEVIIADVAKEAEAVTAEVTKEAEPIVAEVAKEAEPIVADVAKEAEPIVAEVVKEAEPIATEVAKEAEPIAAEAAKEAEPIVAEVVKEAEPTAAEVVKEAEPIAAEVVKEAEPIVAEVVKEAEPIATEVAKEAEPIAAEVAKEAEPIVAEVVKEAEPIATEVAKEAEPIAAEVAKEAEPITAEVAKESEAPVTPETEATAAPVTPETEAAAAPVTSETEAAAAPVTPETEATAAPVTPETEAAASKVDTLSVVAKDSEATETTATKDSVATATPASQEADSSNADKSAAKDEGGDDPDKPKDPPKKWFK
- the LOC134019304 gene encoding uncharacterized protein LOC134019304 isoform X13, coding for MSWLFGWRKGSGTPPADDQTASTPAEGGSGGSGGDKPKDKWSNFDPTGLERAAKAARELDKSRHAKEALDLARMQEQSVQLEHQSKVKEYEAALEQLKGEQIRLQGEERRKTLNEETKQNQARAQYQDKLARQRYDDQLRQQQILNEENLRKQEESVMKQEAMRKATIEHEMDLRHKNELLRVEAEAKARAKVERENADLIREQIRLKAAEHRQTVLESIKTAGAVFGEGFMAFVSDWDKLTATVAGFTLLAVGVYSARNATGVAGRYIEARLGKPSLVRETSRITVGEAIKHPIKTTKRLRSRPQDALEGVVLSPSLEERVRDIAIATRNTRQNKGLYRNILMYGPPGTGKTLFAKKLALHSGMDYAIMTGGDVAPMGRDGVTAMHKVFDWAGTSRRGVLLFVDEADAFLRKRSTEKISEDLRATLNAFLYRTGEQSNKFMLVLASNQPEQFDWAINDRIDEIVNFALPGLEERERLVRLYFDRFVLGPATVGRQRLKLAQFDYGQKCSDIASRAVGMSGREISKLGVAWQAAAYSSEDGVLTEAMIDSRVEDAIKQHAQKMDWLHMEGGGESSKTGIVIPKGEGAIGFTAVQEAAPLAQAAVPLAQASAPLIQEVLPVVEAMISSAQAAAAAEPAQEVQAAAIIEEAAALVREAAAPAVAEAAAQAEVVETVVETASAAPLVQELEAVKVVPEEPAAESAVQEAVVPEVKLVEVDVTAEVREAETLVDAAPIIKDETTVTPAAQEMEATAVTKEADAVVAEAEATAPAAAQEVATESETTVTEATEVAKEAEVIIADVAKEAEAVTAEVTKEAEPIVAEVAKEAEPIVADVVKEAEPIAAEVVKEAEPIATEVVKEAEPIVAEVVKDAEPIVAEAAKEAEPIASEVAKEAEPIAAEVVKEAEPIATEVVKEAEPIVAEVAKEAEPIAAGVVKEAEPIAAEVAKEAEPIVAEVVKEAEPIATEVAKEAEPIAAEAAKEAEPIVAEVVKEAEPTAAEVVKEAEPIAAEVVKEAEPIVAEVAKEAEPIVAEVVKEAEPIATEVAKEAEPIAAEVAKEAEPITAEVAKESEAPVTPETEATAAPVTPETEAAAAPVTSETEAAAAPVTPETEATAAPVTPETEAAASKVDTLSVVAKDSEATETTATKDSVATATPASQEADSSNADKSAAKDEGGDDPDKPKDPPKKWFK
- the LOC134019304 gene encoding ATPase family AAA domain-containing protein 3-A-like isoform X31, which translates into the protein MSWLFGWRKGSGTPPADDQTASTPAEGGSGGSGGDKPKDKWSNFDPTGLERAAKAARELDKSRHAKEALDLARMQEQSVQLEHQSKVKEYEAALEQLKGEQIRLQGEERRKTLNEETKQNQARAQYQDKLARQRYDDQLRQQQILNEENLRKQEESVMKQEAMRKATIEHEMDLRHKNELLRVEAEAKARAKVERENADLIREQIRLKAAEHRQTVLESIKTAGAVFGEGFMAFVSDWDKLTATVAGFTLLAVGVYSARNATGVAGRYIEARLGKPSLVRETSRITVGEAIKHPIKTTKRLRSRPQDALEGVVLSPSLEERVRDIAIATRNTRQNKGLYRNILMYGPPGTGKTLFAKKLALHSGMDYAIMTGGDVAPMGRDGVTAMHKVFDWAGTSRRGVLLFVDEADAFLRKRSTEKISEDLRATLNAFLYRTGEQSNKFMLVLASNQPEQFDWAINDRIDEIVNFALPGLEERERLVRLYFDRFVLGPATVGRQRLKLAQFDYGQKCSDIASRAVGMSGREISKLGVAWQAAAYSSEDGVLTEAMIDSRVEDAIKQHAQKMDWLHMEGGGESSKTGIVIPKGEGAIGFTAVQEAAPLAQAAVPLAQASAPLIQEVLPVVEAMISSAQAAAAAEPAQEVQAAAIIEEAAALVREAAAPAVAEAAAQAEVVETVVETASAAPLVQELEAVKVVPEEPAAESAVQEAVVPEVKLVEVDVTAEVREAETLVDAAPIIKDETTVTPAAQEMEATAVTKEADAVVAEAEATAPAAAQEVATESETTVTEATEVAKEAEVIIADVAKEAEAVTAEVTKEAEPIVAEVAKEAEPIVADVAKEAEPIAAEVVKEAEPIATEVVKEAEPIVAEVAKEAEPIAAGVVKEAEPIAAEVAKEAEPIVAEVVKEAEPIATEVAKEAEPIAAEAAKEAEPIVAEVVKEAEPTAAEVVKEAEPIAAEVVKEAEPIVAEVVKEAEPIATEVAKEAEPIAAEVAKEAEPIVAEVVKEAEPIATEVAKEAEPIAAEVAKEAEPITAEVAKESEAPVTPETEATAAPVTPETEAAAAPVTSETEAAAAPVTPETEATAAPVTPETEAAASKVDTLSVVAKDSEATETTATKDSVATATPASQEADSSNADKSAAKDEGGDDPDKPKDPPKKWFK
- the LOC134019304 gene encoding uncharacterized protein LOC134019304 isoform X26; this translates as MSWLFGWRKGSGTPPADDQTASTPAEGGSGGSGGDKPKDKWSNFDPTGLERAAKAARELDKSRHAKEALDLARMQEQSVQLEHQSKVKEYEAALEQLKGEQIRLQGEERRKTLNEETKQNQARAQYQDKLARQRYDDQLRQQQILNEENLRKQEESVMKQEAMRKATIEHEMDLRHKNELLRVEAEAKARAKVERENADLIREQIRLKAAEHRQTVLESIKTAGAVFGEGFMAFVSDWDKLTATVAGFTLLAVGVYSARNATGVAGRYIEARLGKPSLVRETSRITVGEAIKHPIKTTKRLRSRPQDALEGVVLSPSLEERVRDIAIATRNTRQNKGLYRNILMYGPPGTGKTLFAKKLALHSGMDYAIMTGGDVAPMGRDGVTAMHKVFDWAGTSRRGVLLFVDEADAFLRKRSTEKISEDLRATLNAFLYRTGEQSNKFMLVLASNQPEQFDWAINDRIDEIVNFALPGLEERERLVRLYFDRFVLGPATVGRQRLKLAQFDYGQKCSDIASRAVGMSGREISKLGVAWQAAAYSSEDGVLTEAMIDSRVEDAIKQHAQKMDWLHMEGGGESSKTGIVIPKGEGAIGFTAVQEAAPLAQAAVPLAQASAPLIQEVLPVVEAMISSAQAAAAAEPAQEVQAAAIIEEAAALVREAAAPAVAEAAAQAEVVETVVETASAAPLVQELEAVKVVPEEPAAESAVQEAVVPEVKLVEVDVTAEVREAETLVDAAPIIKDETTVTPAAQEMEATAVTKEADAVVAEAEATAPAAAQEVATESETTVTEATEVAKEAEVIIADVAKEAEAVTAEVTKEAEPIVAEVAKEAEPIVADVVKEAEPIVAEVAKEAEPIAAEVVKEAEPIATEVVKEAEPIVAEVAKEAEPIAAGVVKEAEPIAAEVAKEAEPIVAEVVKEAEPIATEVAKEAEPIAAEAAKEAEPIVAEVVKEAEPTAAEVVKEAEPIAAEVVKEAEPIVAEVVKEAEPIATEVAKEAEPIAAEVAKEAEPIVAEVVKEAEPIATEVAKEAEPIAAEVAKEAEPITAEVAKESEAPVTPETEATAAPVTPETEAAAAPVTSETEAAAAPVTPETEATAAPVTPETEAAASKVDTLSVVAKDSEATETTATKDSVATATPASQEADSSNADKSAAKDEGGDDPDKPKDPPKKWFK